Proteins from a genomic interval of Pseudophryne corroboree isolate aPseCor3 chromosome 4, aPseCor3.hap2, whole genome shotgun sequence:
- the LOC134911033 gene encoding uncharacterized protein LOC134911033: MRGVQHTPQVGDAGRMVATRGSRGAAPAARDGRGQRAGAPSAGPVARGRARTGGQQFPVDTAGHSRPRGRLEDREWVSGRRAAARAAEPDSGSSAGSGDFSASPEREEAGSAIESGRAVRGALAFGLEHDEQGPRGASSSQRARARAQPRTGHPSGGGSGRRAARDGGQSAGRRGSGDRRASAAQRIARACRELGAAAAELELGPERERGRTVTAHSARGARRAPQAWAGPSSVLSSTEDRSERDGADSVADEDWLEDNEGSGSERSIASGELVQSISVSTTSSSSRSSSSSASSSSLASQASDADSTARARKEAEKLAKRAARQQKRRKRRRRLSVEERRAKKRRDLPGVVRCEYTAVMRGLRDSCRKKICRGDFVDLFVLTRAMKRDYKAAAAKTGMGTEAFRSFDNWLAGFWVFAACYLEDRPEEHMNIIRYLHLVHDMQRTSAGSEWRQYDQEFREKQDGLRVMDFGFKDVEVWLKVTRASQQEAEPQKQGTGVRRAGSSAQGAAADGGMARTGGLAARGGGRSATRGKCFAFNSGTCSYGKQCRFRHSCHHCGGAHPASSCFKGGRQGSKGKQPYSKQTASGTAQQSPNAS; the protein is encoded by the coding sequence ATGAGGGGGGTGCAGCATACGCCTCAAGTTGGCGACGCTGGGCGCATGGTGGCGACAAGGGGCAGTAGGGGTGCAGCACCAGCGGCAAGGGATGGCCGGGGCCAGCGGGCGGGTGCGCCCTCCGCGGGCCCGGTGGCACGCGGGAGAGCACGCACGGGGGGGCAGCAGTTCCCCGTGGATACCGCGGGTCACAGCAGGCCCCGCGGTAGGCTGGAAGACAGGgagtgggtcagcggccgcagggccgcggcacgggccgctgAGCCCGACAGTGGGTCCTCCGCGGGGTCAGGGGATTTTTctgcttccccagaaagggaggaaGCAGGCTCTGCAATTGAGAGTGGCAGAGCCGTCAGGGGTGCCCTTGCTTTCGGCTTAGAGCACGACGAACAGGGTCCCCGGGGCGCATCAAGCAGTcagcgggcgcgggctcgcgcccaaccaaggaccggccaCCCATCGGGCGGCGGTTCCGGGCGTCGCGCCGCGCGGGATGGGGGCCAGTCTGCGGGACGCAGAGGGTCTGGCGACCGTAGAGCATCAGCGGCACAGCGAATAGCAcgggcctgccgagagctgggggccgccgcggcggagctTGAGCTGGGACCAGAAAGGGAGCGGGGGCGCACAGTCACCGCGCATtccgcacggggtgcccggcgtgcgccacaagcgtgggccgggccctcttctgttttgtcttccacagaggaccgaagCGAAAGAGATGGGGCGGACTCCGTGGCGGACGAGGATTGGCTGGAGGATAACGAaggatccgggtcggagaggtcgatagcatccggtgagttggtgcaatCTATATCGGTTTCCACCACTAGCTCGAGTTCGCGAAGCTCTTCTTCCTCCGCGTCCTCCTCTTCTttagcgtcgcaggcgtccgacgcggatagcactgctagggcaaggaaggaggccgagaaacttgccaaaagagcggcaaggcagcagaagaggcgcaagcgacgcaggcgattgagtgtagaggagcgtagggcaaagaagcggcgcgatctgccgggagtagtgcgctgcgaatacaccgcagttatgagggggctgcgagatagctgccgcaagaaaatatgtaggggtgacttcgtggacttattcgtcttgacgagggccatgaagagggattacaaagcggcggccgctaagacagGCATGGGTACtgaagctttccggtcttttgataattggctggccggtttttgggtgtttgcggcatgctatttggaggataggccggaagaacacatgaatatcatccggtaccttcatctagtgcatgacatgcagcgcacgtccgcaGGCTCGGAATGGCGCCAGtacgaccaagagtttcgggagaaacaggatgggctgcgggttatggattttggtttcaaagacgtggaggtctggctcaaggtgacCCGGGCGTCACAACAAGAGgcggagccccagaaacaggggacaggggtgcgtcgcgcggggtcatcagcccagggggcggccgcggacggaggaatggccaggacaggcgggttggccgctcgcgggggcgggcggtctgccactcgggggaaatgcttcgcatttaacagcggaacatgttcctatggcaagcagtgtcggtttcgtcactcctgccaccattgtgggggagcccacccagcctcctcctgtttcaaaggggggcgacagggaagcaaggggaagcagccttactctaagcagaccgcgagcgggaccgctcagcagagccccaacgccagttaa